From a single Vespula pensylvanica isolate Volc-1 chromosome 24, ASM1446617v1, whole genome shotgun sequence genomic region:
- the LOC122637024 gene encoding myosuppressin — MNSMIKIVVSLVALSILFGEIFAMPPAQCSPGFLDEVPPKVQKICAALSTIYQIQSAMESYVDDKVSVLQENNPLPGSGVKRQDVDHVFLRFGRRR; from the exons ATGAACTCGATGATTAAGATTGTCGTCTCCCTCGTCGCCCTCTCGATTTTATTCGGAGAAATTTTCGCAATGCCACCGGCCCAGTGTAGCCCCGGCTTCCTCGACGAAGTACCACCGAAAGTACAAAAAATCTGTGCGGCTCTCTCCACCATATATCAAATTCAATCTGCGATGGAAAGTTATGTCGACGATAAGG ttTCAGTTCTTCAAGAGAACAACCCGTTACCAGGAAGCGGTGTTAAGAGACAAGACGTCGATCACGTCTTCTTGCGCTTCGGAAGACGACGCTAA
- the LOC122637005 gene encoding acyl-CoA synthetase short-chain family member 3, mitochondrial, whose protein sequence is MDKNDNTFDSHKKHSALYCDAYKRSLENPEEFWAEVGKLINWFKPWTKVLDNSNEPFTKWFVGGELNACYNAVDRHVEAGNGEKTAIIYDSPQTSIIRKVTYNELLEKTSLLAGALADIGVGKGDKVVIYMPLIPETVITILAIARLGAIHSVVFGGFAANELANRIDHAEPKVIVIASCGLEPNKIITYTTALNDALKLISVKTPKCIIFQRNNIWASPLLPDQYDWEEILSKAKAHPCVPVEANDPLYILYTSGTTGRPKGILRPVGGHLATLSWSMKTIYGMNKNSVWWSASDMGWVVGHSYICYGPLVYGATSVMYEGKPDRTPDASQYFRIIDQHKVNALFCVPTALRVLKRADPDCLLGRKYSVKSLQTIFVAGEYCDYETKSWVESIFNVPVINHWWQSETGHPITALCLGYGMDCSLPKFSTGLPVPGYRIEILDKHGNNAAVRELGRIVIKLPLPPGCISTLYLADERFNEIYFSTYPGYYDTMDAGYMDECGYVYVTARDDDIINVAGHRLSTFALEDIVLAHPDVADAAVVGVLDRTKGEIPLCLYVKHQGTTNKNEDINQELIANVRQLIGPIASFRIVGSVNALPKTRSGKIMRKAIAKLANSEQVKIPSTVEDPLVFREIKAVLQKLGYAEQAPDPE, encoded by the exons ATGGATAAGAATG aTAATACCTTCGACTCGCATAAAAAGCATTCCGCTCTTTACTGCGATGCCTATAAGAGATCTTTGGAGAATCCTGAAGAATTTTGGGCAGAGGTaggaaaattgattaattggTTTAAGCCATGGACCAAGGTCCTCGACAATTCCAACGAGCCCTTTACCAAATG GTTCGTCGGAGGAGAGTTGAATGCCTGCTACAATGCTGTCGATCGTCACGTTGAGGCTGGTAACGGTGAGAAAACAGCCATCATTTATGACAGTCCACAAACTTCGATTATCAGAAAAGTGACCTACAATGAGCTGTTGGAAAAGACCTCGTTGCTGGCCGGCGCTTTAGCTGATATTGGAGTTGGTAAAGGCGATAAAGTTGTCATCTACATGCCACTTATACCCGAGACTGTAATCACCATTTTAGCCATTGCCAGGCTCGGAGCTATTCACTCGGTTGTTTTCGGAG GATTCGCTGCAAATGAGCTGGCCAATAGAATAGATCACGCGGAACCAAAGGTGATCGTTATTGCCAGCTGCGGCCTGGAGcctaacaaaattattac ATATACCACGGCGCTGAACGATGCCTTGAAATTAATATCCGTGAAAACACCAAAATGCATTATCTTTCAAAGGAACAATATCTGGGCCAGTCCGCTCCTTCCTGATCAGTACGATTGGGAGGAAATTTTGAGTAAAGCCAAAGCCCATCCTTGCGTTCCGGTCGAGGCTAACGATCCTTTGTACATATTATACACGTCAGGAACGACAG GTCGTCCAAAGGGAATTCTAAGACCAGTCGGTGGTCACTTGGCAACTCTTAGCTGGTCAATGAAGACTATTTACGggatgaataaaaattcgGTTTGGTGGAGTGCTTCGGACATGGGCTGGGTTGTCGGACATTCTTACATTTGTTACGGTCCTTTAGTCTATGGTGCAACGAGTGTGATGTATGAAGGAAAACCCGATAGAACACCCGACGCTAGTCAATACTTTAG AATAATAGATCAGCATAAAGTAAATGCTCTATTCTGCGTACCAACGGCACTGCGAGTTTTGAAACGTGCTGATCCTGATTGTCTCCTAGGTAGAAAATACTCTGTAAAATC GTTGCAGACGATATTCGTGGCCGGGGAATATTGCGATTACGAAACAAAATCGTGGGTGGAAAGTATATTCAATGTGCCTGTAATAAATCATTGGTGGCAATCGGAAACAGGACACCCAATAACCGCTTTGTGTCTTGGATACGGAATGGATTGCTCTTTGCCAAAGTTCAGCACAGGTCTACCGGTTCCTGGCTACCGCA tCGAGATACTCGACAAACATGGGAACAATGCGGCGGTACGCGAGCTCGGTAGAATCGTTATAAAGCTACCTCTGCCACCTGGTTGCATCTCTACCCTCTATCTCGCCGACGAGAGATTCAACGAGATTTATTTCTCGACTTATCCG GGATATTACGATACGATGGATGCTGGTTATATGGATGAATGCGGCTATGTTTATGTAACTGCTCGCGACGATGACATCATCAACGTTGCCGGACATCGTTTATCGACGTTTGCTCTGGAAGATATTGTTTTAGCGCATCCTGACGTCGCTGACGCCGCAGTCGTTGGCGTTCTCGATCGTACTAAAGGCGAGATCCCACTTTGCCTTTACGTCAAGCATCAAG GAACGACCAATAAGAACGAAGACATCAACCAGGAACTGATCGCGAACGTTAGACAACTAATTGGTCCTATCGCATCGTTTAGGATCGTTGGTTCCGTCAATGCTTTGCCTAAAACACGTTCTGGAAAAATTATGCGTAAAGCCATTGCCAAATTGGCAAATTCTGAACAAGTTAAG ATACCTAGTACGGTCGAAGATCCTTTAGTGTTCCGTGAAATAAAAGCGGTCCTTCAAAAATTGGGCTACGCCGAACAAGCGCCGGATCCGGAATGA